A portion of the Trachemys scripta elegans isolate TJP31775 chromosome 9, CAS_Tse_1.0, whole genome shotgun sequence genome contains these proteins:
- the TM4SF19 gene encoding transmembrane 4 L6 family member 19, whose amino-acid sequence MCVGKCTRILGPCLIALGVLSIAANVLLLFPSWTWSYVKEGRITKQAMQVPGVWGGGIIVLLAATEIMAVGWRCGRSSDHGTCQNMFLSIVLSGLALLGSTACFILSGVGLTNGPLCLYNQTEVPKWDYPFVNMENQAFHTRAQNYLYDPSLWNSVCIEPPNIVAWNIYFFSILLVISVVEMVLASLQIINGFFGCLCGLCEGK is encoded by the exons ATGTGCGTAGGGAAGTGCACTCGGATTCTGGGCCCATGCCTCATTGCCTTGGGTGTGCTTTCCATTGCTGCCAAcgtgctcctcctcttccccagctggaCGTGGAGCTATGTGAAGGAGGGCCGCATCACCAAACAGGCTATGCAAGTGCCAGGAGTCTGGGGAGGAGGCATAATT GTTCTTCTGGCCGCAACTGAGATCATGGCTGTTGGGTGGCGCTGTGGCCGTTCCTCCGACCATGGAACTTGCCAGAAT ATGTTCCTTTCCATTGTATTGTCGGGGCTGGCGTTGCTGGGATCTACTGCTTGCTTTATCCTTTCGGGTGTGGGCTTGACAAATGGACCCCTCTGTCTATACAATCAGACTGAAGTCCCGAAGTGGGATTACCCTTTCGTAAACATGGAAAACCAGGCCTTCCACACCAG GGCTCAGAATTATTTGTATGACCCATCACTCTGGAATTCAGTCTGCATCGAGCCCCCAAACATTGTAGCCTGGAACATCTACTTCTTCTCCATTCTGCTGGTCATCAGCGTGGTCGAAATGGTCCTGGCTTCTCTTCAGATCATCAATGGCTTCTTTGGATGCCTCTGTGGCTTATGTGAAGGCAAATAG